TACCAGCATGATAAGGCCGAGCTTCTTCGACTTTAACTTTTAAAATGCCTTCGCCAAGATTTATTCCGGGCCTTACTTCTGTATTCATCCTATCAATCAAAGGGTCTTGATGGAGTATTAAAAGCCTGTCTTGAAGATTGTTAATATTCAAAGGATGTCCTATATTTAATTTTAACCGATTTTTTACATAGCCTGTTCTTAGCCATTCATTACCTGTAATTTCAATATCTGATATTTTTCCTTCAATTATTTTAAATATTATTATTCCATTTGCAACTTCTTGATCAGGTATTATAACTCCTGAATTTATAAAGCCATTTTGGACATAGTAAATCGTCAATTTATTACGAAGCTCATTTAATTTATCATAAGTCATCTGTTTACCTGCATATTCATTAGTTATTTTCTTAAGTTCTTCGTCTGAAAATACAGTATTACCTTCGAATTTAAATTCCTTTACAATAATGTTGTCAATAACTTCGCATAGGGCTGTGTTGATAGATAAAATGATTATAGTTGTTAAAAGAAAAGCGCATAATATTTTACGATTTTTTTTTGACATCATGACTTTATTTCCTTAATGTTTTAATAATTTAAGTTATTCACTATTTTTACAGTTAATTTCCGATTAACGGAGATTGTTAATTTGTGAAAGTTTAGGATATTTGATTCTTGAAAGGTGAATATGCTTTTAATTTAAGTGTATAAACAATAGTCTACAAGCACATAGTGAAGAGAGGGTTACTATATTAGTTTGCTATAGTTGTCAAGATAATTTTAAATATCGTATATCATCAAATATAGTTTTTTAATCCGTATAATCTACTAAGAAAAATAATTGCATAACATTTATTTTTTTGATATTAGACGATAAATGCTATATTAAATGTTTTAAGCTCTTCGGCAATTAGGAATTTTAAATATAATCTAATAGGTGACTTGCTAAAAAAA
The Desulfobacterales bacterium DNA segment above includes these coding regions:
- a CDS encoding ShlB/FhaC/HecB family hemolysin secretion/activation protein, with translation MMSKKNRKILCAFLLTTIIILSINTALCEVIDNIIVKEFKFEGNTVFSDEELKKITNEYAGKQMTYDKLNELRNKLTIYYVQNGFINSGVIIPDQEVANGIIIFKIIEGKISDIEITGNEWLRTGYVKNRLKLNIGHPLNINNLQDRLLILHQDPLIDRMNTEVRPGINLGEGILKVKVEEARPYHAGIVFKNDNPPSSGANTLEGYISHQNITGWGDSIELKYGFSE